A genomic region of Kribbella sp. NBC_00382 contains the following coding sequences:
- a CDS encoding YegP family protein, with translation MAAKFEVYKDARGEYRFRLKAPNGQIIASSEGYKSKDSALNGVASVKKNAADALVDDQS, from the coding sequence GTGGCGGCCAAGTTCGAGGTCTACAAGGACGCGCGAGGTGAGTACCGGTTCCGGCTGAAGGCGCCGAACGGGCAGATCATCGCGAGTTCCGAGGGGTACAAGAGCAAGGATTCCGCACTGAACGGGGTCGCGTCGGTGAAGAAGAACGCCGCCGACGCCCTCGTGGACGACCAGAGCTAG
- a CDS encoding carboxymuconolactone decarboxylase family protein gives MTESFAPAPSLDSPEEQARYDRGAAVLNAVDGGSAPAVMEALADIAPDLAHHIVAFGFGDIYARAGLDPKQRQLVTLGILTALGGCEPQLEVHVRTSLNVGLTPTEIVEALTHAAGYCGFPKALNAIFTAKKVFAARGLLPVGGEPTT, from the coding sequence ATGACTGAATCCTTCGCGCCGGCCCCCAGCCTCGACAGCCCCGAAGAGCAGGCCCGGTACGACCGTGGCGCCGCCGTCTTGAACGCAGTCGACGGCGGCTCGGCCCCCGCCGTGATGGAGGCACTGGCCGACATCGCGCCGGACCTGGCCCACCACATCGTCGCGTTCGGCTTCGGCGACATCTACGCCCGCGCCGGCCTGGACCCCAAGCAGCGGCAGCTCGTCACGCTGGGCATCCTCACCGCCCTCGGCGGCTGCGAACCGCAGCTCGAGGTGCACGTGCGCACCTCCCTCAACGTCGGCCTGACCCCGACCGAGATCGTGGAGGCCCTCACCCACGCCGCCGGCTACTGCGGCTTCCCCAAGGCACTGAACGCGATCTTCACCGCCAAGAAGGTCTTCGCCGCCCGCGGCCTACTGCCCGTGGGCGGCGAACCTACGACCTAG